In Numidum massiliense, a single genomic region encodes these proteins:
- the yidC gene encoding membrane protein insertase YidC, which produces MLRRKRYVAITLIICFAVVMAGCSTADLQKKEIDPNNGFWDRFFVYPLNLALEWFAKLLFNIYGLSILVVTIILRLLILPLTVKQLKSSKAMQAIQPEMKKIQEKYRNNQQKMQEETMKLMQKHNVNPLAGCLPLLVQMPILIAFYQAIMRNAHISEASFLWLQLGSPDPYYILPVVAGITTYLQQKLITVNTNPQMKAMLTIMPLFIVFVAINLPSALALYWVYGNLFTMVQSYFLRDMYNGRKEGAVK; this is translated from the coding sequence TTGTTACGACGAAAGCGGTATGTCGCGATTACACTCATTATTTGCTTCGCCGTCGTTATGGCAGGGTGTTCGACGGCAGATTTGCAGAAGAAAGAAATTGACCCGAACAACGGTTTTTGGGATCGCTTTTTCGTTTACCCGTTAAACTTAGCTTTAGAATGGTTTGCCAAATTACTGTTTAACATATACGGGCTTTCCATTTTAGTTGTCACGATTATATTACGGTTGCTTATATTGCCGCTGACGGTAAAGCAACTAAAAAGTTCAAAGGCAATGCAGGCGATTCAGCCGGAAATGAAAAAGATTCAGGAGAAATACCGGAACAACCAGCAGAAAATGCAAGAAGAGACGATGAAGTTGATGCAAAAGCATAACGTCAATCCGCTCGCCGGCTGTTTACCGCTCCTCGTGCAAATGCCGATTTTAATCGCTTTTTACCAAGCGATTATGCGTAATGCACACATTAGTGAAGCGAGTTTTCTCTGGTTACAACTCGGGAGTCCGGACCCGTACTATATTTTGCCCGTCGTCGCTGGGATCACGACGTACTTACAGCAAAAGTTAATTACCGTCAATACGAACCCACAAATGAAGGCGATGCTAACGATCATGCCGCTGTTCATCGTGTTCGTAGCCATTAACTTGCCGTCTGCCCTTGCGCTTTACTGGGTATATGGTAACCTATTCACAATGGTGCAATCTTACTTTCTCCGGGACATGTACAATGGACGTAAGGAAGGTGCTGTCAAGTGA
- the jag gene encoding RNA-binding cell elongation regulator Jag/EloR, whose protein sequence is MNKVTASGKTVEEAIERALAQLNTVREKVEVHVIEEPSRGFLGFFGSKEAKVEVVRIADPLHDAIAFLKDVTSKMNLAIDVSAEDNDAHTVLHLRGDNIGMVIGRRGQTLDALQYLTNIVANRAHARRMRFVLDAENYRQRRLEALEKLADRLVEKVKRYRREIRLEPMNPLERKIIHTQVQKHSGVTTYSEGDEPYRRVVIAPREGK, encoded by the coding sequence GTGAATAAAGTGACGGCCTCAGGGAAAACGGTGGAAGAAGCGATCGAACGGGCACTGGCCCAATTAAATACAGTCCGCGAGAAGGTCGAAGTACACGTCATCGAAGAGCCTTCTCGCGGCTTCCTCGGTTTTTTCGGCAGTAAGGAAGCGAAAGTGGAAGTCGTGCGCATCGCCGACCCGCTGCATGATGCGATCGCATTTTTGAAGGATGTAACGTCGAAGATGAACTTAGCGATCGATGTGTCCGCTGAAGATAACGACGCGCACACGGTCTTACATCTGCGAGGAGACAATATTGGCATGGTGATTGGCCGCCGCGGCCAGACGTTAGACGCGCTCCAGTACTTAACGAATATCGTCGCCAACCGGGCACATGCGCGGCGCATGCGCTTTGTACTCGACGCCGAGAACTATCGCCAGCGGCGCCTAGAGGCGTTGGAAAAGCTGGCCGACCGCCTCGTGGAAAAAGTTAAGCGTTACCGCCGCGAAATACGGTTAGAGCCGATGAATCCGCTCGAGCGGAAAATCATTCACACGCAAGTACAAAAGCACAGCGGAGTGACCACGTACAGCGAAGGAGACGAACCGTACCGCCGGGTTGTCATCGCGCCGCGGGAAGGGAAGTAA
- the mnmE gene encoding tRNA uridine-5-carboxymethylaminomethyl(34) synthesis GTPase MnmE: MLDTDTIAAVATPMGEGGIAIIRVSGAEAIAVVDCVFRGKQRLSTVDSHTIHYGHICATESGETLDEVMVTVMKSPKTFTREDVVEINCHGGVIPVKRVLEEVLRAGARLAEPGEFTKRAFLNGRIDLSQAEAVIDLIRAKTDRAAKQAVGQMEGKLSRMVQPLRQRILELLAAIEVNIDYPEYDAEQVTFELVLTAGEEIQAHIGRLLRTAEQGKILREGIQTAIIGRPNVGKSSLLNALVQENRAIVTDIPGTTRDVIEEYVNVRGVPLHLVDTAGIRKTEDVVERIGVERSERALEVADLLLVVVDSSAPLNAEDERLLTLTRERKGIVIANKMDLPQALSDADIKQYTGETTPLVHLSLRREEGIEELEKAVAALFFGGELAADDAVYVSNVRHIHLLEQALDSLQEALAAAGQEMPIDMVQIDLRRTWELLGEIIGDTVAEDLVDQLFSQFCLGK; this comes from the coding sequence ATGTTAGATACAGATACGATTGCGGCTGTCGCCACTCCGATGGGAGAGGGAGGCATCGCGATCATTCGCGTAAGCGGAGCGGAAGCGATCGCCGTCGTGGATTGCGTGTTCCGAGGGAAACAACGCTTATCCACTGTGGACAGCCACACGATTCATTATGGGCATATCTGTGCGACAGAGAGCGGGGAAACGTTGGACGAAGTGATGGTGACGGTGATGAAGAGTCCGAAGACGTTTACGCGCGAAGATGTCGTTGAAATAAATTGTCACGGGGGCGTTATTCCCGTGAAGCGCGTCTTAGAGGAAGTGCTCCGCGCGGGGGCGCGTTTGGCGGAACCGGGCGAATTCACGAAGCGCGCTTTTTTAAACGGGCGCATCGATTTGTCGCAGGCGGAGGCGGTCATTGACTTAATTCGCGCGAAGACCGACCGGGCGGCGAAACAAGCAGTCGGACAGATGGAAGGGAAGCTGTCGCGCATGGTTCAGCCGTTGCGACAGCGCATTCTCGAGCTGTTGGCAGCGATTGAAGTGAATATCGACTACCCGGAATACGATGCGGAACAAGTGACGTTCGAGTTAGTGTTAACGGCCGGAGAAGAGATCCAAGCCCACATCGGCCGTTTACTTCGTACGGCAGAACAAGGTAAAATTTTAAGAGAAGGTATTCAAACGGCAATCATCGGCAGACCGAACGTCGGGAAGTCGTCGTTGCTCAACGCGTTAGTGCAGGAAAATAGGGCGATTGTAACCGATATTCCCGGAACGACGCGGGACGTCATTGAAGAATACGTCAACGTGCGCGGCGTGCCGCTGCACCTAGTCGATACGGCCGGGATCCGCAAAACGGAAGACGTCGTCGAGCGGATCGGCGTCGAACGGTCCGAGCGCGCGCTCGAGGTCGCCGATTTGTTACTAGTGGTCGTCGATAGCAGTGCACCGCTCAACGCTGAAGACGAGCGACTGCTCACTTTGACGCGCGAACGGAAAGGGATTGTCATCGCAAATAAAATGGACTTGCCACAGGCGCTCAGCGATGCGGACATTAAGCAGTACACCGGGGAGACAACGCCGCTCGTCCACCTATCGCTACGCCGCGAAGAAGGGATCGAAGAATTGGAAAAGGCGGTCGCCGCATTGTTCTTCGGCGGTGAATTAGCGGCTGACGATGCGGTTTACGTTAGCAACGTGCGCCATATTCACTTGTTGGAGCAGGCTTTAGACAGCTTACAGGAAGCGTTAGCTGCTGCCGGGCAAGAGATGCCGATTGACATGGTGCAAATCGATTTGCGGCGCACGTGGGAATTACTCGGCGAAATCATTGGCGATACAGTGGCCGAAGATCTCGTCGACCAACTGTTTTCTCAATTTTGTCTCGGGAAATAA
- the mnmG gene encoding tRNA uridine-5-carboxymethylaminomethyl(34) synthesis enzyme MnmG has protein sequence MSYEGGHFDVIVIGAGHAGCESALAAARMGCSTLLLTLSLDTIAFMPCNPSIGGPAKGHVVREIDALGGEMARNIDQTYIQIRMLNTGKGPAVRALRAQADKFLYQQVMKGTLESEPNLLLRQAMVEELIVEDGTVKGVLTKTGATYTAEAVVLTTGTYLRGKVILGELAYESGPNNQQPSINLSYNLQALGFDLVRFKTGTPPRVHRDSIDFDKMEVQPGDEEPRAFSYETTTFNQDQLPCWLTFTKEETHQVIRDNLHRAPMYSGIIEGTGPRYCPSIEDKIVRFADKNRHQVFLEPEGRHTAEMYVQGLSTSLPEEVQQRMLRTVPGMEDVRMMRAGYAIEYDAIVPTQLWPSLETKRVKNLFTAGQINGTSGYEEAAGQGIMAGINAARRVQKQEPLVLDRSEAYIGVMIDDLVTKGTNEPYRLLTSRAEFRLLLRHDNADWRLTDIGYRIGLIKEERYVRFQQKKAAVEAELQRLQETKVRPEPEVQAILERIDSKRLDNAVPLASLLRRPEVKYTHIAQMSPPEQPLGDDVQEQVEVQIKYEGYIRKSLLQVERMKKLENKRIPDWVDYDRISGLASESREKLKRIQPVSIGQASRISGVNPADISILLVYIEQGGRIHNAT, from the coding sequence ATGTCATACGAAGGTGGCCATTTTGACGTCATCGTCATCGGCGCTGGCCACGCCGGGTGCGAATCTGCCCTGGCGGCGGCGCGCATGGGCTGCTCGACCTTGCTATTGACACTCAGTTTAGACACGATAGCGTTCATGCCGTGTAACCCGTCGATCGGCGGTCCGGCGAAAGGGCACGTCGTGCGCGAAATTGATGCGCTCGGCGGCGAGATGGCGCGCAATATCGACCAGACATATATTCAAATTCGCATGCTCAACACCGGTAAAGGGCCAGCAGTGCGCGCCTTGCGCGCCCAGGCGGATAAATTTTTGTATCAACAGGTGATGAAAGGGACGCTGGAAAGCGAACCTAATTTGTTGTTGCGGCAAGCGATGGTCGAAGAGTTAATTGTCGAGGACGGTACCGTGAAAGGAGTCCTTACGAAGACAGGTGCGACGTACACAGCGGAAGCGGTCGTATTAACGACGGGCACGTACTTGCGCGGCAAGGTGATTCTCGGGGAATTGGCCTACGAAAGCGGCCCAAACAACCAGCAGCCTTCGATTAATTTATCGTATAATTTACAGGCGCTCGGTTTTGACCTCGTCCGCTTTAAGACGGGGACGCCGCCGCGCGTGCATCGGGACAGTATCGATTTTGATAAAATGGAGGTTCAGCCAGGGGACGAGGAACCGCGCGCGTTTTCTTATGAGACGACGACGTTCAATCAAGACCAGTTGCCGTGTTGGCTCACGTTTACGAAAGAGGAAACGCACCAAGTCATTCGCGATAATTTGCATCGCGCGCCGATGTATTCCGGTATTATTGAAGGGACGGGACCGCGCTACTGCCCGTCGATCGAAGATAAGATCGTCCGCTTCGCCGACAAAAACCGGCACCAAGTATTTTTGGAACCGGAAGGGCGCCATACGGCAGAAATGTACGTGCAAGGGCTGTCGACGAGCTTGCCGGAAGAAGTGCAACAGCGCATGTTGCGCACCGTCCCCGGTATGGAGGACGTGCGTATGATGCGCGCTGGCTACGCGATTGAGTACGACGCAATCGTACCGACGCAACTGTGGCCGTCGCTAGAGACGAAACGGGTGAAAAACTTGTTTACTGCCGGACAAATCAACGGTACGTCAGGTTATGAAGAGGCGGCCGGACAAGGGATTATGGCGGGCATTAACGCCGCGCGCCGAGTACAGAAGCAAGAACCGCTCGTCCTTGACCGTTCCGAGGCGTACATCGGCGTTATGATTGACGACCTCGTGACCAAAGGGACGAATGAGCCGTACCGACTGTTGACGTCGCGTGCCGAATTTCGCCTGTTGCTCCGGCACGATAACGCCGACTGGCGCCTGACGGACATCGGCTATCGGATCGGCTTAATTAAAGAAGAGCGCTACGTGCGCTTTCAGCAAAAGAAGGCGGCAGTTGAGGCGGAACTTCAGCGACTGCAAGAGACGAAAGTGCGTCCGGAGCCGGAAGTACAAGCGATTTTGGAAAGAATTGATTCCAAACGGTTGGACAACGCTGTCCCTCTGGCGAGCCTGCTCAGGCGGCCAGAAGTGAAATACACGCACATCGCGCAAATGAGTCCGCCAGAGCAACCACTCGGTGACGACGTACAAGAACAAGTAGAAGTACAGATCAAATACGAAGGGTACATCCGTAAATCGTTGCTGCAAGTGGAGCGGATGAAAAAGCTAGAGAACAAGCGGATTCCGGATTGGGTTGACTATGACCGCATTTCCGGACTCGCCTCGGAATCGCGAGAGAAACTGAAGAGGATCCAACCGGTGTCGATCGGCCAAGCGAGCCGCATTTCCGGCGTTAATCCGGCTGACATCTCCATCCTGCTCGTATATATTGAACAAGGTGGGCGTATTCACAATGCGACATGA
- the rsmG gene encoding 16S rRNA (guanine(527)-N(7))-methyltransferase RsmG, with the protein MRHDDLEERFAARLKEQGIQLSALQRDQFARYYELLVQWNKKMNLTAITERPDVYWKHFYDSLTLAFGQGVSDVRYVIDVGSGAGFPSLPLKIAFPHLQVTIVDSLNKRLTFLRELCTELLLSDVQTVHARAEALGQDGDYREAFDLVTARAVARLNVLSEYCLPFARVGGQFVAMKADAYEEELHEAERAIARLGGRVSNTQTLALPEQLGSRAIITITKEHVTPKKYPRQPGTPAKSPL; encoded by the coding sequence ATGCGACATGACGATTTAGAAGAACGATTTGCTGCGCGACTGAAAGAGCAAGGGATTCAGTTATCTGCTCTACAGCGCGACCAGTTTGCGCGTTATTACGAACTGCTCGTCCAGTGGAACAAAAAAATGAACTTGACGGCGATTACGGAGCGGCCAGACGTGTATTGGAAACATTTTTACGATTCCCTGACGCTCGCCTTTGGGCAAGGCGTAAGCGACGTACGTTACGTGATCGATGTCGGCTCGGGAGCTGGATTTCCTAGCTTGCCGTTGAAAATTGCATTCCCTCACCTGCAAGTAACGATTGTCGACTCGTTAAACAAACGGCTCACTTTTTTGCGCGAGCTGTGTACGGAGTTGCTTTTAAGTGATGTACAGACAGTACACGCGCGCGCAGAAGCGCTCGGGCAAGACGGCGATTACCGCGAGGCGTTTGACCTCGTCACCGCGCGTGCCGTCGCACGGTTGAACGTGTTAAGTGAATACTGTCTGCCCTTTGCTCGCGTCGGTGGCCAGTTTGTAGCGATGAAAGCGGACGCTTATGAAGAAGAATTGCACGAAGCGGAGCGGGCGATTGCGCGACTCGGCGGCCGGGTGAGCAACACGCAAACTCTTGCGTTGCCGGAACAGCTCGGTAGCCGAGCAATCATTACGATTACAAAGGAGCACGTCACGCCGAAAAAATATCCACGCCAACCGGGTACGCCAGCGAAATCGCCACTGTAA
- the noc gene encoding nucleoid occlusion protein, with the protein MKEPFARWFGSQTNGGRTEEHVVQLSVELIDPSPYQPRTVFNDDKLEELCQTIRTHGIIQPIVVRKKGDRYELIAGERRLRAVKKLELESIPGIVREFNDSQAASMALIENLQREGLTAIEEAIAYRQLIDLHGLTQESLAQRLGKGQSTIANKLRLLALSQVVQDALMQRKLTERHARALLALDDAQMQESMLKEIIEKELNVKQTEKRVQQLREQQRGNKKRKKRSAISRDTRLALNTIRQSVDMIAKTGFEVSTDEKEFDNYIQFVIKIPK; encoded by the coding sequence ATGAAAGAACCGTTTGCACGATGGTTTGGATCGCAAACGAATGGCGGACGGACAGAAGAACACGTCGTGCAACTGTCGGTTGAACTCATTGATCCGAGCCCATATCAGCCGCGCACGGTGTTTAACGACGACAAACTGGAAGAACTGTGTCAAACGATCCGCACTCACGGCATCATCCAGCCGATCGTCGTGCGTAAAAAAGGCGACAGGTATGAGTTGATCGCCGGCGAGAGGCGGCTGCGAGCGGTAAAAAAACTAGAATTAGAGAGTATACCCGGTATTGTCCGCGAGTTTAACGATAGCCAAGCGGCTTCGATGGCACTTATAGAAAACTTACAACGTGAAGGGTTAACGGCGATCGAGGAAGCGATCGCTTATCGCCAGTTAATCGACTTGCACGGCCTCACACAAGAAAGTCTTGCGCAACGGTTAGGTAAAGGTCAGTCGACGATAGCAAATAAACTGCGCTTACTCGCACTGTCGCAAGTCGTGCAAGATGCGTTGATGCAGCGAAAACTGACGGAGCGGCACGCACGGGCGTTACTCGCCCTGGACGATGCACAAATGCAAGAAAGTATGTTAAAAGAGATCATAGAAAAAGAGTTAAACGTCAAGCAAACGGAAAAACGCGTTCAGCAGTTGCGAGAGCAACAACGCGGCAATAAGAAACGTAAGAAACGCTCCGCCATTTCGCGCGACACGCGGTTAGCGCTCAATACGATTCGCCAATCAGTAGATATGATTGCGAAGACGGGGTTCGAGGTGTCAACCGACGAGAAAGAGTTCGACAACTACATCCAATTCGTCATAAAAATTCCGAAATAG
- a CDS encoding ParA family protein — MSKVIAVANQKGGVGKTTTAINLGASLASQGKKILLVDIDPQGNTTSGIGINKAEVEQCIYDILINDANPLDVILPTLLPNLEVIPATIQLAGAEIELVPTVSREVRLKRALQIVSDSYDYVIIDCPPSLGVLTINSLTAADSILIPIQCEYYALEGLSQLLNTIRLVQRHLNKELQIEGVLLTMFDARTNLGIQVVDEVKKYFQNKVYRTVIPRNVRLSEAPSHGKSIITYDPRSRGAESYMDLAKEVIARE, encoded by the coding sequence TTGTCTAAAGTGATTGCCGTTGCGAATCAAAAAGGCGGAGTCGGTAAAACGACGACAGCTATTAATTTGGGGGCGAGTCTCGCCTCGCAAGGGAAAAAAATATTGCTCGTAGATATTGACCCGCAGGGCAATACGACGAGTGGGATTGGAATTAACAAGGCAGAAGTTGAGCAGTGCATTTACGATATACTCATTAACGACGCGAACCCGCTAGACGTGATTCTTCCGACACTCTTGCCCAACTTAGAAGTGATCCCTGCGACGATTCAACTCGCCGGGGCAGAAATTGAACTCGTGCCGACGGTGTCGCGCGAGGTGCGCTTAAAGCGGGCTTTGCAGATCGTTAGCGATTCTTACGATTATGTCATTATTGATTGTCCGCCGTCACTAGGTGTGCTCACGATTAATTCCTTAACTGCTGCAGATTCGATTTTAATTCCGATTCAGTGTGAGTATTACGCATTAGAAGGTCTCAGTCAATTGTTAAACACGATTCGCCTTGTGCAGCGACATTTGAACAAGGAACTGCAAATTGAAGGTGTGTTATTGACGATGTTTGATGCACGCACTAATTTAGGCATTCAAGTCGTTGACGAAGTGAAAAAGTATTTTCAAAACAAAGTGTACCGCACCGTTATTCCGCGTAACGTCCGTCTAAGTGAGGCGCCGAGTCATGGAAAATCGATTATTACGTATGACCCGCGTTCACGCGGCGCCGAAAGTTATATGGATTTGGCAAAGGAAGTGATTGCGCGTGAGTAA
- a CDS encoding ParB/RepB/Spo0J family partition protein — MSKRLGKGLDALIPTLDIAEDDNVTEVAVDELRPNPYQPRKHFSEEALEELVASIRVHGIVQPLVVRQSIKGYEIVAGERRYRAAVRASLESVPVVVKSFSDKQVMEIALIENLQREDLNPIEVANAYQKLMQEFSLTQEELALKVGKSRPHVTNFLRLLQLPASLREDVSRGTLTMGHARALLAIKDLEQQKALASKVKQEQASVRQLEEWIARINEAQRRKDQKTKRKVTRDYALQSYEENLRTTLGTAVRIHEGKNKGKIEIEFFSRRDLERLIELLSDKH; from the coding sequence GTGAGTAAACGGTTGGGGAAAGGTTTAGACGCGTTAATTCCGACGTTGGACATCGCGGAAGATGACAACGTGACTGAGGTAGCGGTCGACGAGCTTAGACCGAACCCGTACCAGCCGCGCAAACATTTTTCCGAAGAGGCGCTGGAAGAATTGGTCGCCTCGATTCGGGTGCACGGCATTGTCCAGCCGCTAGTCGTGCGCCAATCAATTAAAGGGTACGAAATCGTAGCCGGTGAACGCCGCTATCGCGCCGCGGTACGTGCAAGCTTGGAGTCGGTACCGGTCGTCGTTAAATCGTTTAGCGATAAACAGGTGATGGAAATCGCGCTGATCGAAAACTTGCAGCGCGAAGATCTCAATCCGATTGAAGTCGCCAATGCTTACCAAAAGCTAATGCAAGAATTCTCCTTAACACAAGAGGAACTCGCGCTAAAGGTAGGGAAGAGCCGCCCGCATGTCACAAATTTTTTACGGTTGCTACAGTTACCCGCTTCATTGCGCGAAGATGTTTCACGTGGAACATTGACGATGGGACATGCCCGCGCCTTGTTAGCGATCAAAGATTTGGAACAACAAAAGGCGCTTGCCAGTAAAGTAAAGCAAGAACAGGCGAGTGTGCGGCAGCTAGAAGAGTGGATTGCCCGCATTAACGAAGCACAACGAAGGAAAGATCAAAAAACGAAGCGCAAAGTAACGCGCGACTATGCGCTACAAAGCTATGAAGAAAACTTGCGGACGACGTTAGGCACGGCAGTACGCATTCACGAAGGAAAGAATAAAGGGAAAATCGAGATCGAGTTTTTTTCCCGCCGCGACTTGGAGCGGCTCATCGAGCTCCTATCGGACAAGCATTAA
- a CDS encoding DUF4446 family protein yields MNSLQELLAPYSSEWIVGLACVQLIFAVWLLITWVKFKKIRRQQKRLLKGVSDQTLETLLTGYAERLQAAETTVAELSGLFEILDERLKQQKGRVSIVRYNALTEQGTNLSFSIAIVDEEKNGIVLSSIYGSEQSYIYAKPLENGASEYQLTQEEKKVIAMASEVKQEVYA; encoded by the coding sequence ATGAATTCGTTGCAGGAGTTGTTAGCTCCTTACAGTAGTGAGTGGATCGTTGGGCTTGCATGCGTCCAGTTGATTTTTGCTGTGTGGCTTCTGATCACTTGGGTGAAGTTCAAAAAAATACGTCGCCAGCAGAAACGTTTACTTAAAGGGGTAAGTGATCAGACGTTAGAAACACTATTGACGGGTTACGCTGAACGATTACAGGCGGCCGAAACGACAGTGGCCGAATTGTCGGGACTTTTCGAGATACTAGATGAGAGGCTTAAGCAACAGAAGGGACGTGTCTCGATTGTTCGTTATAACGCATTGACTGAACAAGGCACTAATCTTAGTTTTTCCATTGCGATCGTCGACGAGGAAAAAAACGGTATCGTCTTAAGTAGTATATACGGAAGTGAGCAGTCTTACATTTATGCTAAACCGCTAGAGAACGGTGCATCCGAATATCAACTGACACAAGAAGAAAAAAAGGTGATCGCCATGGCGAGCGAAGTGAAACAAGAAGTGTACGCATAA
- the yyaC gene encoding spore protease YyaC, with translation MASSANAAQSFRIAYTHPQAVSSLAKHLLAALHNCQHKRQIVCICIGTDRSTGDSLGPLVGSKLDRLKLNGLTVFGTLDHPVHAVNLQDTLRLIALEYQETTVIAIDACLGQLSSVGNVQLGVGPLKPGAGVNKKLPEVGHLHITGIVNVGGFMEYIVLQNTRLSTVVKMADTIASSLFLSIARLRDRRYTNEFPPL, from the coding sequence ATGGCGTCATCGGCAAACGCTGCCCAGTCTTTTCGTATCGCATACACTCATCCTCAAGCGGTTAGCTCGCTGGCAAAGCATCTGTTAGCTGCACTCCACAACTGCCAGCATAAGCGCCAAATTGTCTGTATATGCATCGGTACGGACCGCTCGACGGGCGACTCCTTAGGGCCGCTTGTCGGTTCTAAACTAGATCGACTAAAGCTCAACGGACTCACCGTGTTCGGAACGTTAGATCATCCCGTACACGCTGTCAATTTGCAAGACACGCTGCGCCTCATCGCGCTAGAATACCAAGAGACGACGGTCATCGCCATCGATGCCTGTTTAGGCCAATTGAGTAGCGTCGGTAACGTCCAACTCGGCGTCGGACCACTAAAACCGGGCGCAGGGGTCAATAAGAAGTTACCAGAAGTCGGTCACCTACACATTACCGGGATCGTTAATGTCGGCGGGTTTATGGAGTATATCGTGTTGCAAAATACGCGTTTAAGTACGGTCGTTAAAATGGCGGACACGATCGCCTCTTCTCTGTTCTTGTCAATCGCACGTTTGCGGGACAGGCGTTATACAAATGAATTTCCGCCGTTGTAA